One Scophthalmus maximus strain ysfricsl-2021 chromosome 9, ASM2237912v1, whole genome shotgun sequence genomic region harbors:
- the il21 gene encoding interleukin-21 isoform X2 — protein MRLSALCLFAVCCCCCSLVNAAATAAAAKTDQGRKLQEVLRQLSDVKDSVQFNEKMLSSPPENIEDCCCLSALECFRANMQVHLNVTGRKLHKLLRSLKNPLTLSGLDSCKSGNDTLTCHDCDSHPKVNVQEFFNRLESLIQRAISRLVMD, from the exons ATGAGGCTGTCTGCTCTTTGCCTTTTcgcagtctgctgctgctgctgctctctggtcaacgccgccgccaccgccgccgccgccaaaaCGGACCAGGGCAGGAAATTACAAGAGGTCCTGAGGCAGTTGAGTGATGTGAAAGACAGTGTGCAG TTCAACGAGAAGATGCTGAGCTCTCCGCCAGAGAACATCGAG GACTGCTGCTGTCTGTCGGCACTGGAGTGCTTCCGCGCAAACATGCAGGTGCATCTCAACGTCACCGGCAGGAAACTACACAAGCTCCTCAGGAGCCTCAAGAATCCCCTCACG TTGAGCGGTCTGGACTCGTGCAAATCCGGCAATGATACG CTCACGTGTCATGACTGCGACTCACATCCCAAAGTGAACGTCCAGGAATTCTTCAACCGGCTGGAGTCTCTTATTCAAAGG GCCATAAGCAGACTGGTCATGGACTGA
- the il21 gene encoding interleukin-21 isoform X1, translating to MHLSAPRTHAHKHARARRLTPLSYHVVVTASGKENFITHTPVSAPFQLYKWFSCVLRDTYKKVCCCCCSLVNAAATAAAAKTDQGRKLQEVLRQLSDVKDSVQFNEKMLSSPPENIEDCCCLSALECFRANMQVHLNVTGRKLHKLLRSLKNPLTLSGLDSCKSGNDTLTCHDCDSHPKVNVQEFFNRLESLIQRAISRLVMD from the exons atgcatctgtctgccccacgcacgcacgcacacaaacacgcgcgcgcacgccgCCTGACGCCACTGTCGTATCACGTAGTGGTGACTGccagtggaaaagaaaatttCATTACTCACACGCCAGTTTCTGCACCTTTCCAACTCTACAAGTGGTTTTCCTGTGTCCTCAGGGATACGTATAAAAAAG tctgctgctgctgctgctctctggtcaacgccgccgccaccgccgccgccgccaaaaCGGACCAGGGCAGGAAATTACAAGAGGTCCTGAGGCAGTTGAGTGATGTGAAAGACAGTGTGCAG TTCAACGAGAAGATGCTGAGCTCTCCGCCAGAGAACATCGAG GACTGCTGCTGTCTGTCGGCACTGGAGTGCTTCCGCGCAAACATGCAGGTGCATCTCAACGTCACCGGCAGGAAACTACACAAGCTCCTCAGGAGCCTCAAGAATCCCCTCACG TTGAGCGGTCTGGACTCGTGCAAATCCGGCAATGATACG CTCACGTGTCATGACTGCGACTCACATCCCAAAGTGAACGTCCAGGAATTCTTCAACCGGCTGGAGTCTCTTATTCAAAGG GCCATAAGCAGACTGGTCATGGACTGA
- the cetn4 gene encoding caltractin has translation MASGYRKPAPSAGQRKKAGPKIELTEEQKQEIKEAFDLFDTDGSGTIDVKELKVAMRALGFEPKKEEIKKMIADIDKEGSGTIDFNDFLSMMTLKMSEKDSREEIMKAFRLFDDDCTGKISFKNLKRVAKELGENLTDEELQEMIEEADRDGDGEVSELEFLRIMKKTNLY, from the exons ATG GCTTCAGGTTACCGAAAACCAGCTCCCTCGGCCGGCCAGAGGAAGAAGGCGGGTCCCAAGATCGAGCTGACCGAGGAGCAGAAGCAAGAGATCAAGGAGGCGTTCGATCTGTTCGACACCGACGGCAGCGGGACGATCGACGTGAAGGAGCTGAAg GTTGCCATGAGGGCCCTCGGGTTCGAGCCGAAGAAAGAGGAGATCAAGAAGATGATCGCAGACATTGATAAGGAAGGCTCCGGGACGATTGACTTCAACGACTTTCTCAGTATGATGACTCTGAAGATg AGCGAGAAGGACTCCAGAGAGGAGATCATGAAGGCTTTCCGGCTGTTCGACGACGACTGCACAGGAAAGATCTCATTCAAGAATCTCAAGCGAGTTGCCAAGGAGCTGGGCGAAAACCTCACCGACGAGGAGCTACAG GAAATGATCGAGGAAGCCGACCGGGACGGAGACGGGGAAGTCAGCGAGCTGGAGTTCCTGAGGATAATGAAGAAGACCAATCTCTACTGA
- the bbs12 gene encoding Bardet-Biedl syndrome 12 protein yields the protein MLGSTVINHRQHVGLQELSALAGVTHSFLGPDKTYKFIQDDASGESALVRSCFRLFENLELTCAVGQLVHETIQAHQRVYGTGSGCLLFLAGAWSRAAVECLQRGISVPHVVAAMSEAIEVCEDVCRICSISIEGLGATQSEEGGAATPHGSGLQLSKKSVPRASRASCHKTLNISGQRKIKLSRHFYEAEAKTQPDQPEPPNITYLADALSHGCVDAMNLAVEANRLQSKDNQDVGCSTFDVTKVLTCVVPGLPEERSCVLPGCVVLLSVEQASVALRLREQPVNVALINGDLSHDFRHLGFKRPAGIQQVSDRSALLGSSPEEEWLVKVVALLLNLELNLILVSGLASEKVIQRCCGHRILVVEKAKASVLKAFADATGGVPVTYATQLTKHCVGTGAKVATWRELHESATAVNISARGNGGLVTVVLTSCVRGKLQALEDQFWACAHRLHRALKDRAVLPGAGATEMLCVRRLQKRAGHRSETSGAPTEAEGAVNPYRGEVFRLMADGLIDYVSTVMFNTGRFSKVKARTALRQQLQECNGHVGTAAKFSQVFSEGENEDGAFVSEAKPAGAPSMKVYDNLSVKQEAWRKALDLVLLVLQTDAEVVTGVEQKTAAEENLMLL from the coding sequence ATGCTGGGAAGTACAGTAATAAACCACCGACAGCACGTTGGACTGCAGGAGCTCTCGGCGCTGGCAGGAGTCACACATTCTTTTTTGGGACCCGATAAAACGTACAAGTTCATCCAGGACGACGCGAGCGGGGAGTCGGCTCTCGTGCGCTCGTGCTTCCGCCTCTTTGAGAACCTGGAGCTGACCTGCGCGGTGGGTCAGCTGGTTCACGAGACCATCCAGGCCCACCAGAGGGTCTACGGCACAGGGTCGGGATGCCTGCTGTTTCTGGCGGGGGCGTGGAGCCGTGCGGCTGTGGAGTGCCTCCAGAGGGGAATTTCGGTACCGCACGTCGTCGCGGCGATGTCTGAAGCCATTGAGGTGTGCGAAGATGTTTGCAGGATTTGCAGCATCTCAATTGAGGGTCTTGGGGCGACGCAGTCAGAAGAGGGCGGCGCTGCGACCCCTCATGGTTCAGGACTTCAGCTGTCGAAGAAATCCGTCCCAAGGGCTTCACGGGCATCGTGTCACAAGACTCTCAACATCAGCggacaaaggaaaataaaactaaGCAGACACTTTTATGAGGCCGAGGCTAAAACACAACCCGATCAGCCTGAGCCCCCTAACATCACGTACTTAGCTGATGCTTTGAGCCACGGTTGTGTTGACGCAATGAATTTAGCGGTGGAAGCCAACCGGCTGCAATCTAAAGACAATCAAGATGTCGGTTGTTCCACGTTCGACGTAACCAAAGTGTTGACTTGTGTCGTACCTGGTTTACCAGAGGAGCGTTCGTGTGTTCTACCGGGCTGCGTTGTTCTTTTATCTGTCGAACAGGCGTCGGTGGCCCTTCGTTTAAGAGAGCAGCCCGTGAACGTCGCTCTCATCAACGGAGATTTGTCACACGACTTCCGCCATCTTGGCTTCAAGAGGCCCGCGGGGATACAGCAAGTGAGCGACCGGTCGGCTTTGCTCGGTTCGAGCCCGGAGGAAGAGTGGCTGGTAAAGGTCGTGGCACTTCTGCTGAACCTGGAGTTGAACCTGATACTGGTGAGTGGGCTCGCCAGTGAGAAAGTGATTCAACGCTGCTGCGGGCATCGCATACTTGTGGTGGAGAAAGCCAAGGCGTCCGTTTTGAAGGCCTTCGCCGACGCGACGGGAGGCGTCCCCGTGACGTACGCCACGCAGCTGACCAAGCACTGTGTCGGCACAGGGGCGAAGGTCGCGACGTGGAGGGAACTCCACGAGTCCGCGACAGCAGTCAATATTTCCGCCCGTGGGAACGGCGGGTTGGTCACGGTGGTCCTCACGAGCTGTGTGCGCGGCAAGCTGCAGGCGCTGGAGGACCAGTTCTGGGCCTGCGCTCATCGTTTACACCGCGCACTGAAGGACCGAGCCGTCCTGCCTGGTGCCGGGGCGACAGAAATGCTTTGTGTTCGTCGCCTCCAGAAGCGAGCGGGGCACCGCTCAGAGACGAGTGGTGCCCCTACAGAGGCAGAAGGTGCAGTCAACCCTTACAGGGGTGAGGTGTTTCGCCTCATGGCGGATGGTTTAATCGATTACGTATCCACTGTAATGTTTAACACCGGAAGGTTTTCAAAAGTCAAAGCCAGGACGGCGCTGAGACAACAACTGCAGGAGTGTAACGGACACGTGGGCACCGCTGCAAAGTTCTCACAGGTTTTTTCAGAGGGCGAAAACGAGGACGGCGCTTTTGTCTCGGAGGCGAAACCCGCCGGCGCGCCGTCAATGAAAGTCTACGATAATCTGAGCGTGAAGCAGGAAGCGTGGAGGAAAGCCTTGGACCTGGTTCTCCTGGTCTTACAGACCGACGCCGAGGTCGTCACGGGCGTAGAACAAAAAACTGCTGCGGAGGAAAATCTGATGCTGTTATAA